Proteins encoded in a region of the Thermus thermamylovorans genome:
- a CDS encoding serine/threonine-protein kinase, with protein MHWLLALLLVLLTALLVSRLAPWPLFLLLALLVGAGWATGVRGEPLWPWLLLGLGVLVAPRVYLAPRRRPRRRPPPADGRPGRPQAREEAEALSGRYEILEKVGLGGMATVYKAKDRKTGRLVALKVPQERFVGDPRFVRRFHREAEVLSRMDHPAIVKVYDHGQVEGVHYIAMEFLDGEGLDKLIEERRLSLKQAVAVLARVADALRHIHAQGIVHRDIKPGNVMVLRGALREDGVDPRGVRLMDFGIAAGKVLTRLTITGARIGTPVYMSPEQAKGQKLDHRSDIYSLGIVLYETLTGQPPFTGGYETVIHQQIFQVPTPPKQLRPEIPQALSDLVLRMLEKDPAKRPSLEEVIRGLEGPWQEEKGLPHPHYLLLGVEAKKGTVRLLDMEGTAARLLSGIGSSPGHFPAPPLAAAADPEGGIWVAVFEHGAKLLHRFSPEGELLLSAGPYGMRPGEFLFPLALAVADGTLFVLDGETATISRLDLKGQYQGRFGGQGPGRGTFQDPKALVAAGEHLFVLDYGNRQVQRLTPEGRYLSRYAFRRTKESGELRLLGGVGVAGERLYLYDVEAAKVRVVDLSGALLASYALPLLEGEDRMSLVELLPLGGVLYAARRGASRVHRIDLRTGEALPPLEVYAPVRSLSLWQKPA; from the coding sequence ATGCACTGGCTTTTGGCCCTCCTCCTGGTCCTGCTTACCGCCCTCCTGGTCTCCCGGCTTGCCCCTTGGCCCCTCTTCCTCTTACTGGCCCTCCTGGTCGGGGCGGGCTGGGCCACGGGGGTGCGGGGGGAGCCCCTTTGGCCTTGGCTCCTCCTGGGCCTCGGGGTCCTGGTGGCCCCCCGGGTCTACCTGGCCCCCCGCCGGAGGCCCAGGCGGCGCCCACCCCCCGCCGATGGGCGGCCGGGCCGGCCCCAGGCCAGAGAGGAGGCCGAGGCCCTCTCCGGCCGCTACGAGATCCTGGAAAAGGTGGGCCTGGGGGGCATGGCCACCGTCTACAAGGCCAAGGACAGGAAGACGGGCCGGTTGGTGGCCCTCAAGGTGCCCCAGGAGCGGTTTGTGGGGGATCCCCGCTTCGTGCGCCGCTTCCACCGGGAGGCCGAGGTGCTCTCCCGGATGGACCACCCCGCCATCGTCAAGGTCTACGACCACGGCCAGGTGGAGGGGGTCCACTACATCGCCATGGAGTTCCTGGACGGGGAGGGGCTGGACAAGCTCATCGAGGAACGGCGGCTAAGCCTCAAGCAGGCGGTGGCCGTCCTCGCCCGGGTGGCGGACGCCCTCCGCCACATCCACGCCCAGGGCATCGTCCACCGGGACATCAAGCCGGGGAACGTCATGGTCCTCCGGGGGGCTTTGCGGGAGGACGGGGTGGACCCCCGGGGCGTGCGCCTCATGGACTTCGGCATCGCCGCGGGGAAGGTGCTCACCCGTCTCACCATCACCGGGGCCCGCATCGGCACCCCGGTCTACATGAGCCCGGAGCAGGCCAAGGGGCAGAAGCTGGACCACCGTTCGGACATCTACTCCCTGGGGATCGTCCTCTACGAGACCCTGACCGGCCAGCCTCCCTTCACCGGGGGGTACGAGACCGTCATCCACCAGCAGATCTTCCAGGTGCCCACCCCGCCCAAGCAGCTCCGCCCGGAGATCCCCCAGGCCCTTTCCGACCTGGTCCTCAGGATGCTGGAGAAGGACCCGGCCAAGCGCCCCAGCCTGGAGGAGGTGATCCGGGGCCTCGAGGGGCCTTGGCAAGAGGAAAAGGGCCTGCCCCACCCCCACTACCTCCTCCTGGGGGTGGAGGCCAAAAAGGGCACGGTGCGTCTCCTGGACATGGAGGGCACCGCCGCGAGGCTCCTTTCCGGCATCGGTTCCTCCCCCGGCCACTTCCCCGCCCCTCCCCTGGCCGCCGCCGCCGACCCCGAGGGGGGGATCTGGGTCGCCGTCTTCGAACACGGGGCCAAGCTCCTGCACCGCTTCTCCCCGGAAGGGGAGCTCCTCCTCTCCGCCGGGCCCTACGGGATGAGGCCCGGGGAGTTCCTCTTCCCCCTGGCCCTGGCGGTGGCGGACGGCACCCTCTTCGTCCTGGACGGGGAGACCGCCACCATCAGCCGCCTGGACCTGAAGGGGCAGTACCAGGGGCGCTTCGGCGGCCAGGGCCCAGGGCGGGGCACCTTCCAAGACCCCAAGGCCCTGGTGGCGGCGGGGGAGCACCTCTTCGTCCTGGACTACGGCAACCGCCAGGTGCAGCGCCTCACCCCTGAGGGCCGTTACCTCTCCCGCTACGCCTTCCGCCGCACCAAGGAGAGCGGGGAGCTGAGGCTTTTGGGCGGGGTGGGGGTGGCGGGGGAGCGGCTTTACCTTTACGACGTGGAGGCGGCCAAGGTGCGGGTGGTAGATCTCTCGGGGGCCCTTCTGGCCTCCTACGCCCTCCCCCTCCTGGAGGGGGAGGACCGGATGAGCCTGGTGGAGCTTTTGCCCCTTGGGGGGGTCCTCTACGCGGCGCGGCGGGGGGCGAGCCGGGTCCACCGCATCGACCTCAGGACCGGCGAGGCCCTGCCGCCTCTGGAGGTCTACGCCCCGGTGCGGTCCCTTAGCCTTTGGCAGAAGCCGGCATGA
- a CDS encoding response regulator transcription factor, protein MRVLVVEDDPGVREALELGLSLEGHEVRAAWGPKEALGFLPWAEAVVLDVLLPEGDGFALLREIRARSEVPVLMLTALDAVEWRVKGLKEGADDYLVKPYSLQELLARLEALHRRAHRQAEVLVYKDLRLYPRRMEAYRGKRRLALPPKAFLLLRAFLEAPEEVIPKEALMLKVWGEPVEPATLEVHLSLLRKALGEPGPIQTVRGYGYRLCLP, encoded by the coding sequence ATGAGGGTGCTCGTGGTGGAGGACGATCCTGGGGTGCGGGAGGCCTTGGAGCTCGGCCTCTCCCTTGAAGGGCACGAGGTGCGGGCCGCCTGGGGCCCGAAGGAGGCCCTGGGGTTTCTCCCCTGGGCCGAGGCCGTGGTCCTGGATGTCCTCCTGCCCGAGGGGGACGGGTTTGCCCTCCTCAGGGAGATCCGCGCCCGCTCGGAGGTGCCGGTGCTTATGCTCACCGCCTTGGACGCGGTGGAGTGGCGGGTGAAGGGCTTGAAGGAGGGGGCCGACGACTACCTGGTGAAGCCCTATAGCCTGCAGGAGCTTTTGGCCCGCCTCGAGGCCCTGCACCGGCGGGCCCACAGGCAAGCGGAAGTTCTCGTCTACAAGGACCTCCGCCTCTACCCCCGGCGCATGGAGGCCTACCGCGGAAAGAGGCGGCTTGCCCTTCCCCCCAAGGCCTTCCTCCTCCTCCGGGCCTTCTTGGAGGCCCCAGAGGAGGTCATCCCCAAGGAGGCCCTGATGCTCAAGGTCTGGGGGGAGCCTGTGGAGCCTGCCACCCTCGAGGTCCACCTCTCCCTCCTGCGCAAGGCCTTGGGGGAGCCCGGTCCCATCCAGACGGTGCGCGGCTATGGCTACCGTCTTTGCCTCCCTTAG
- a CDS encoding sensor histidine kinase, translating into MATVFASLRARLFTLFLLALLLLALPLALLSAREAERAAAEDLRRALYARLFLLREEGLLETPSPREQPVEALLLELFRLGQTLGGGVGFVVGEGIAFTQLEAWELPPDLPRVLAEGRAYQGVHRGVLFVALPWEGGGFGLAVPLEGAAGLGRRLLLLYATWGGGVLLLVFLLAALGLSWALRPLSHLTLFLKERAPADLSPLPDPKVAELKPVVAALNGLLARVAGLLAELSQKEEAARRFARHASHELRTPLTALKGYLEVLQRRSEPRALAGALREAERMEAILAGLLRLSRLEATTIRPVPLDLRAFLEERAIEVKGEGVALADPELLALAVENLRENAQRHGALPLRGEVQLEGERLWLWLVDAGPGFPPELLPRVFEPFVHGGRGTGLGLALVAAVARAHGGQAVAENRGGAAVGFSLPLASLKLSPRAPFGQRG; encoded by the coding sequence ATGGCTACCGTCTTTGCCTCCCTTAGGGCCAGGCTCTTTACCCTCTTCCTTCTGGCCCTCCTCCTCTTGGCCCTGCCCCTGGCCCTCCTCTCGGCAAGGGAAGCGGAGCGGGCGGCGGCGGAGGACCTGAGGCGGGCCCTTTACGCCCGGCTCTTCCTCCTGCGGGAGGAGGGGTTGCTGGAGACCCCCTCCCCGCGGGAACAGCCGGTGGAGGCCCTTCTTTTGGAGCTTTTCCGCTTGGGGCAGACCCTGGGGGGCGGGGTGGGATTCGTGGTAGGGGAAGGGATCGCCTTTACCCAGCTGGAGGCTTGGGAGCTTCCCCCGGACCTGCCGCGGGTCTTGGCGGAAGGGCGGGCCTACCAAGGGGTCCACCGGGGGGTGCTCTTCGTGGCTCTCCCCTGGGAGGGGGGCGGGTTCGGCTTGGCGGTGCCCCTAGAGGGGGCGGCGGGCCTGGGCCGGCGGCTTCTCCTCCTCTACGCCACCTGGGGCGGGGGGGTACTCCTTTTGGTGTTCCTCCTGGCCGCCTTGGGGCTCTCCTGGGCCTTGCGGCCCCTTTCCCACCTGACCCTTTTCCTCAAGGAGAGGGCCCCCGCCGACCTATCCCCCTTGCCGGACCCCAAGGTGGCGGAGCTCAAGCCGGTGGTGGCGGCCTTGAACGGGCTTTTGGCCCGGGTGGCAGGCCTTCTGGCCGAGCTTTCCCAGAAGGAGGAGGCGGCCCGCCGCTTTGCCCGCCACGCCTCCCACGAGCTGCGCACCCCGCTGACTGCCCTCAAGGGCTACCTAGAGGTGCTCCAGCGCAGGTCCGAGCCCCGGGCCTTGGCCGGGGCCTTGCGGGAGGCGGAGCGCATGGAGGCCATCCTGGCGGGGCTTTTGCGGCTTTCTCGCCTTGAGGCCACCACAATCCGGCCCGTCCCCTTGGACCTTCGGGCCTTCCTGGAAGAGCGGGCCATAGAGGTGAAGGGGGAGGGAGTGGCCCTGGCCGATCCCGAGCTTTTGGCCCTGGCGGTGGAGAACCTTCGGGAAAACGCCCAGCGGCACGGGGCCTTGCCCCTTAGGGGGGAGGTTCAGCTGGAGGGGGAGCGGCTTTGGCTCTGGTTGGTAGACGCGGGGCCCGGCTTTCCCCCGGAACTCCTCCCCCGGGTCTTCGAACCCTTTGTCCACGGGGGGCGGGGCACAGGCTTGGGCCTGGCCCTGGTGGCGGCGGTGGCCCGGGCCCACGGGGGGCAGGCGGTGGCGGAAAACCGGGGCGGGGCCGCCGTGGGGTTCTCCTTGCCTTTGGCCTCCCTTAAGCTTTCTCCCCGTGCGCCCTTTGGCCAAAGGGGCTAG
- a CDS encoding PP2C family protein-serine/threonine phosphatase, whose translation MRLAPRFSVAAVSHVGRRQNNEDFHRVLRLEVPQGNLLLLAVADGMGGLEAGERASKVAIEALSEAMRAYADHLKGDRPAVGLSRVMEKALALAQKRVEKEAERPEYRGMGTTLTAFLYADWTREGVVGHIGDSRAYRLGPGGLERLTEDHSWVAERLKEGLLTPTEAERHPYRNVLTRALGLPGARFDLKEVRLLPGEGVLLVTDGLYGLVPEEEWCLGRDLQRGLEALLSEALRRGGDDNVTAVAMRVE comes from the coding sequence ATGCGCCTGGCTCCCCGGTTCAGCGTGGCCGCCGTTTCCCACGTGGGCCGCCGCCAGAACAACGAGGACTTTCACCGGGTGCTGCGCCTGGAGGTGCCCCAGGGCAACCTCCTCCTCCTGGCGGTGGCCGACGGCATGGGGGGCCTGGAGGCGGGAGAGCGGGCCAGCAAGGTGGCCATCGAGGCGCTTTCCGAGGCTATGCGCGCCTATGCCGATCACCTCAAGGGAGACCGCCCCGCGGTGGGGCTTTCCCGGGTGATGGAAAAGGCCCTGGCCCTGGCCCAGAAGCGGGTGGAGAAGGAGGCGGAAAGGCCGGAGTACCGGGGCATGGGCACCACCCTCACCGCCTTCCTCTACGCTGACTGGACCCGGGAAGGGGTGGTGGGCCACATCGGGGACTCCCGGGCTTACCGGCTGGGCCCGGGCGGCCTGGAACGCCTGACCGAGGACCACTCCTGGGTGGCGGAGCGCCTCAAGGAGGGGTTGCTCACCCCCACGGAGGCCGAGCGCCATCCTTACCGCAACGTCCTCACCCGGGCTTTGGGCCTGCCCGGGGCCCGGTTCGACCTCAAGGAGGTGCGGCTTTTGCCGGGGGAAGGGGTGCTCCTGGTGACCGATGGGCTCTACGGTTTGGTCCCCGAGGAGGAGTGGTGCCTGGGCCGCGACCTCCAAAGGGGTCTCGAGGCCCTCCTCTCCGAGGCCCTCCGCCGGGGAGGCGATGACAATGTGACCGCTGTGGCCATGAGGGTGGAGTGA
- a CDS encoding HAD family hydrolase: MKPKAITFDFWGTLFTEGQAFLEKVMPARYEILLDALSEAGHPAAEEEVRQAYRQAALAFEEAWKAGEHMPVYDRVARIFALLGAPHDPGLIALTARRLEETSLLADLKPLPGVGVLKDLARKYPLALVSDTGMTPGRLLREHLRRQGLEVFQAYSFSDETGYVKPRPEAFRVALEALGVAPEEALHVGDLPQTDIRGAFATGYPFAVQYVGHREVNGEAKPTAKVGDHRELLPLLE; encoded by the coding sequence ATGAAACCCAAGGCCATCACCTTCGACTTCTGGGGCACCCTCTTCACCGAGGGGCAGGCGTTTTTGGAAAAGGTCATGCCCGCCCGGTACGAGATCCTCCTGGATGCCCTTTCCGAGGCCGGGCACCCGGCGGCGGAAGAGGAGGTGCGCCAGGCCTACCGGCAGGCCGCTTTGGCCTTCGAGGAGGCCTGGAAGGCCGGGGAGCACATGCCGGTCTACGACCGGGTGGCCCGCATCTTCGCCCTCCTGGGAGCCCCCCACGACCCCGGGCTCATCGCCCTCACCGCCAGGCGGCTGGAGGAAACCTCCCTCCTGGCCGACCTCAAGCCCCTTCCCGGGGTGGGGGTTCTGAAAGACCTGGCCAGGAAGTACCCCCTGGCCCTGGTCTCCGACACCGGCATGACCCCGGGCCGCCTCCTGCGGGAGCACCTGCGGCGGCAGGGGCTGGAGGTCTTCCAGGCCTACAGCTTCTCCGACGAAACGGGCTACGTAAAGCCCAGGCCGGAGGCCTTCCGGGTGGCCCTCGAGGCCCTGGGCGTGGCCCCGGAGGAAGCCCTCCACGTGGGCGACCTGCCCCAGACGGACATCCGGGGGGCCTTCGCCACCGGCTACCCCTTTGCGGTGCAGTACGTGGGCCACCGGGAGGTGAACGGGGAGGCCAAGCCCACGGCCAAGGTGGGGGACCACCGCGAGCTCCTACCCCTTCTGGAGTGA
- the purL gene encoding phosphoribosylformylglycinamidine synthase subunit PurL: MEAFAKEIGIPEEEYREIRKRLGREPNRVELFLFKAMWSEHCAYKNSRPLLKELPKEGEAVLQGPGENAGAVRLGEGWAVAFKIESHNHPSAVEPFQGAATGVGGILRDIMSLGARPIALLDSLRFGPPEDARSRYLLKGVVSGIAHYGNAIGVPTVGGDLHFHEGYRENPLVNAMCLGLLREEHLRRSRASLGHPLYYAGAKTGRDGIGGAAFASRELAADKEEDRPAVQVGDPFLGKLLMEATLEAIERDLVEGVQDMGAAGLTSSLAELAHKSGLGVELHLDQVPTREAGMGPIELLLSESQERMVLVPKEGKEKELEAVFQRWGLDCVPVAKTIPERVFRVLFRGEVVAEVPTEALAEAPTYVRVGREDPEIRRLRETPLPPLEADPQEVLPRLLASPNLASREAVYERYDHQVGTRTALVPGKGDAAVLWVKGTNLGIAAKVDHNPRYSRLHPRLGAMHALAEACRNVSVVGGRPLAYTDGLNLGSPETPEGYFELQETIAGLREASEALGVPVVSGNVSLYNESGGRRIPPTAMVGVVGVLDVRRRAEMGFRKPGEVILLLGEERGHLGASEVLYLLTGRELGHPPPLDLARERQVQEAIRELIALGLTRTAHDLAEGGLLVALAEMAFPYGLGATVEVRERGLKALFGEAPSRVLFTVAKEDLQEATLRLEELGLPYRVLGETGGSTLTVLTPEGVLEWGVAELLAVWQRPLREVLDG, translated from the coding sequence ATGGAAGCCTTCGCCAAGGAAATCGGCATCCCCGAGGAGGAGTACCGGGAGATCCGGAAGCGGCTCGGGCGGGAGCCCAACCGGGTGGAGCTCTTCCTCTTCAAGGCCATGTGGAGCGAGCACTGCGCCTACAAGAACTCCCGCCCCCTCCTGAAAGAGCTTCCCAAGGAGGGGGAGGCGGTCTTGCAGGGCCCGGGGGAGAACGCGGGCGCGGTGCGCCTCGGCGAGGGGTGGGCGGTGGCCTTCAAGATCGAAAGCCACAACCACCCCTCGGCGGTGGAGCCCTTCCAGGGGGCGGCCACCGGGGTGGGGGGGATCCTCCGGGACATCATGAGCCTGGGGGCCCGGCCCATCGCCCTCCTGGACTCCCTGCGCTTCGGCCCCCCGGAGGACGCCCGTAGCCGCTACCTCCTCAAGGGGGTGGTCTCCGGCATCGCCCACTACGGCAACGCCATCGGGGTGCCCACGGTGGGGGGGGACCTCCACTTCCACGAGGGCTACCGGGAAAACCCCCTGGTGAACGCCATGTGCCTGGGGCTCCTGAGGGAGGAGCACCTGAGGCGGAGCCGGGCCTCCTTGGGCCACCCCCTCTACTACGCCGGGGCCAAGACCGGGCGGGACGGGATCGGGGGGGCGGCCTTCGCCAGCCGGGAGCTCGCCGCGGACAAGGAGGAGGACCGCCCGGCGGTGCAGGTGGGGGACCCCTTCCTGGGGAAGCTCCTCATGGAGGCCACCCTCGAGGCCATCGAGCGGGACCTGGTGGAAGGCGTGCAGGACATGGGGGCAGCAGGGCTCACCTCTAGCCTCGCCGAGCTCGCCCACAAGTCGGGCCTGGGAGTGGAGCTCCACCTGGACCAGGTCCCCACCCGGGAGGCAGGGATGGGGCCCATCGAGCTCCTCCTCTCGGAAAGCCAGGAGCGCATGGTCCTGGTGCCCAAGGAGGGGAAGGAGAAGGAGCTGGAGGCGGTCTTCCAGCGCTGGGGCCTGGACTGCGTGCCCGTGGCCAAGACCATCCCCGAGAGGGTCTTCCGCGTCCTCTTCCGGGGGGAGGTGGTGGCCGAGGTGCCCACGGAGGCCCTGGCGGAAGCCCCCACCTACGTGCGGGTGGGGCGGGAGGACCCGGAGATCAGGAGGCTCCGGGAAACCCCCCTGCCCCCCCTGGAGGCCGACCCCCAGGAGGTCCTCCCCAGGCTCCTGGCCTCCCCCAACCTCGCCAGCCGGGAGGCGGTTTACGAGCGCTACGACCACCAGGTGGGCACCCGCACCGCTCTGGTCCCAGGCAAGGGGGACGCAGCGGTCTTGTGGGTAAAGGGCACAAACCTGGGCATCGCCGCCAAGGTGGACCACAACCCCCGCTACAGCCGCCTCCACCCCCGGCTTGGGGCCATGCACGCCCTGGCGGAGGCCTGCCGCAACGTGAGCGTGGTGGGGGGGAGGCCTCTCGCCTACACCGACGGCCTCAACCTGGGAAGCCCGGAGACCCCGGAGGGTTACTTTGAGCTCCAGGAGACCATCGCCGGCCTCAGGGAGGCCAGTGAGGCCCTAGGGGTGCCGGTGGTTTCCGGGAACGTCTCCCTCTACAACGAAAGCGGCGGGCGCCGCATCCCCCCCACGGCCATGGTGGGGGTGGTGGGGGTGCTGGACGTGCGCCGCCGGGCGGAGATGGGCTTCCGCAAGCCCGGGGAGGTGATCCTCCTCCTCGGGGAGGAGCGGGGCCACCTGGGGGCCAGCGAGGTCCTCTACCTCCTCACCGGGCGGGAGCTGGGCCACCCGCCGCCTTTGGACCTCGCGCGGGAGCGCCAGGTCCAGGAGGCCATCCGCGAGCTCATCGCCCTGGGCCTCACCCGGACCGCCCACGACCTGGCGGAAGGCGGCCTCCTGGTGGCCCTGGCGGAGATGGCCTTCCCCTACGGCCTGGGGGCCACGGTGGAGGTGCGGGAAAGGGGGCTTAAGGCCCTCTTCGGGGAGGCCCCGAGCCGCGTCCTCTTCACCGTGGCCAAGGAGGACCTCCAGGAGGCGACCCTCCGCCTGGAGGAGCTCGGCCTCCCCTACCGGGTCCTGGGGGAAACGGGGGGGAGCACCCTCACGGTCCTGACCCCGGAAGGGGTGCTAGAGTGGGGGGTGGCCGAGCTGCTCGCTGTTTGGCAGAGGCCCTTGCGGGAGGTGCTGGATGGATAA
- the purF gene encoding amidophosphoribosyltransferase, which translates to MDKPQEECGVLGIWGEAPLDAAGLLHLGLLALQHRGQEAAGIAVSDGKELLVEKDLGLVNQVFTEERLQRLRRLEARLGLAHARYSTTGSNLRFNAQPLTARTAHGVLAIVHNGNFTNAKPLRDRLLREGATFQSTTDTEVMLLLLARLGHLPLPQAAAEAMRVLEGGYSILLMDRQRLVALRDPHGVRPLAIGRLPQGYAFASEPPALALMGAEYLRDVRPGEVVWVEGDRLESAQVLPPSPTPCAFEWIYFARPDSLLDGVEAYEARVRMGMELFREAPAAADIVVPVPDSGMGAAVGYARSSGLPLEYGLYKNPYAGRTFIQPTQELRDLKTRLKLAPTSAVRGKRVVLIDDSIVRGTTSRRIVGMLREAGAREVHFRVSSPPIRFPCYYGIDTAARKELIAAEKSVEEIRAYIGADTLAFLSEEGVRRAIGGPVCLACFNGRYPAGVPGDREGEKLALEAI; encoded by the coding sequence ATGGATAAACCCCAGGAGGAATGTGGCGTCCTTGGGATATGGGGTGAGGCTCCCCTGGACGCGGCGGGGCTTTTGCACCTGGGCCTTCTCGCCCTCCAGCACCGGGGGCAGGAGGCGGCGGGGATCGCCGTCTCCGATGGTAAAGAGCTTTTGGTGGAAAAGGACCTGGGCCTGGTGAACCAGGTCTTCACCGAGGAGCGCCTGCAGCGGCTCCGCCGCCTCGAGGCCCGGCTGGGCCTGGCCCACGCCCGCTACTCCACCACCGGCTCCAACCTGCGCTTTAATGCCCAGCCCCTCACCGCCCGCACCGCCCACGGCGTCCTGGCCATCGTCCACAACGGCAACTTCACCAACGCCAAGCCCCTCCGCGACCGCCTTCTCCGGGAAGGGGCCACCTTCCAGAGCACCACGGACACCGAGGTGATGCTCCTCCTCCTCGCCCGCCTGGGCCACCTCCCCCTTCCCCAGGCGGCGGCGGAGGCCATGCGGGTTCTGGAGGGGGGATATTCCATCCTGCTTATGGACCGCCAAAGGCTGGTGGCCCTCCGCGACCCCCACGGGGTGAGGCCCCTCGCCATCGGGAGGCTCCCCCAGGGCTACGCCTTCGCCTCCGAGCCCCCGGCCCTCGCCCTCATGGGGGCCGAATACCTCAGGGACGTGCGCCCCGGGGAGGTGGTCTGGGTGGAGGGGGATAGGCTGGAAAGCGCTCAGGTCCTTCCCCCAAGCCCCACCCCGTGCGCCTTTGAGTGGATCTACTTCGCCCGGCCCGACAGCCTCCTGGATGGGGTGGAAGCCTACGAGGCCCGGGTGCGCATGGGGATGGAGCTCTTCCGGGAAGCCCCCGCGGCGGCGGACATCGTGGTGCCGGTGCCGGACTCGGGGATGGGGGCGGCGGTGGGCTACGCCCGCTCAAGCGGCCTCCCCCTGGAGTACGGCCTCTACAAGAACCCTTACGCCGGGCGCACCTTCATCCAGCCCACCCAGGAGCTCCGGGACCTCAAGACCCGGCTCAAGCTCGCCCCCACCTCGGCGGTGCGGGGGAAGCGGGTGGTCCTCATCGACGACTCCATCGTCCGGGGGACCACCAGCCGGCGCATCGTGGGCATGCTGCGGGAAGCGGGGGCCCGGGAGGTCCACTTCCGCGTCAGTAGCCCCCCCATCCGCTTCCCCTGCTACTACGGCATCGACACCGCCGCCCGCAAGGAGCTCATCGCCGCCGAGAAGAGCGTGGAGGAGATAAGGGCCTACATCGGGGCCGATACCCTGGCCTTCCTCTCCGAGGAGGGGGTGAGGCGGGCCATCGGAGGACCGGTGTGCCTGGCCTGCTTCAACGGCCGCTACCCCGCTGGGGTTCCGGGGGATCGGGAAGGGGAGAAGCTGGCCCTGGAGGCCATCTGA